In a genomic window of Nostoc sp. UHCC 0870:
- a CDS encoding DUF4359 domain-containing protein, which yields MKLFNILAYVGSIGFAAVLGVVMANTNPSQPAYEDYAVQKLTSYLKKDVCNSTTKLIEKLINTNCDKLVSSANPQMRQILSATTERQDLILFSVYRTEFKLNSWIPSYRFETVGAFNNFYTYTAEQQ from the coding sequence ATGAAGTTATTCAATATTTTGGCATACGTCGGTTCTATAGGATTCGCGGCTGTGTTGGGAGTAGTGATGGCAAACACAAATCCTAGCCAGCCTGCCTATGAGGATTATGCTGTGCAGAAACTGACATCGTACTTAAAAAAAGATGTCTGCAATTCAACAACAAAGCTCATAGAAAAGTTAATTAATACTAACTGTGACAAACTAGTTAGTTCTGCTAACCCCCAAATGCGGCAAATCCTCTCAGCCACTACCGAAAGGCAAGATTTAATTTTGTTTAGTGTGTATCGCACAGAATTCAAATTGAATTCCTGGATACCTTCTTACAGATTTGAAACCGTAGGTGCGTTTAACAATTTTTATACTTACACCGCAGAGCAACAGTAG
- a CDS encoding serine/threonine-protein kinase has product MKICPNIGCLYPQNPDTATVCLKCGEQLLLNHRYHLLRQIGHGGFGITFLAVDEHLPSQPRCVIKQFNFSSQYGRNCHQAVKLFRQEAVRLDELQHPQIPKLLGYFEQKNQLYLVESWIPGQTLKEELQENGVFNESQIGQLLKELLPVLQFIHDKQIIHRDIKPANIIRSSSQGELVLIDFGIAKHLTATALLQTGTTIGSPEYIAPEQTRGKALPASDLYSLGVTCIHLLTGISPFDLFDVTSDRWVWRDYLLSGNTISKQLGAILDQLLQNALSQRYKSANDVLQALNSFPRTVQQQPANTLYSEVGVDYHRLRDLLALKQWQLADQETWVVMCQALSKPTGSYFFMGDIAKLPCEDLQIIDQLWLKYSQGRFGFSVQKQIYEGVDCDYVRFCAAVGWHLYNSLSPPSWQFFIGSLPEGYLPSRVWAGGTQWWRHIDAVGGRLGG; this is encoded by the coding sequence ATGAAAATATGTCCTAATATTGGCTGTTTATATCCCCAAAACCCCGATACAGCTACAGTTTGTCTCAAATGTGGTGAACAGCTTTTACTCAATCACCGTTATCATTTATTACGGCAGATTGGTCATGGTGGCTTTGGTATAACATTTTTAGCAGTGGATGAGCATCTTCCTTCTCAACCCAGGTGTGTCATCAAACAATTTAATTTTTCGTCCCAATATGGTCGCAACTGCCATCAAGCGGTTAAGTTATTTCGTCAGGAAGCGGTGCGCCTTGATGAGTTGCAACATCCCCAAATACCAAAACTGCTGGGGTACTTTGAACAGAAAAATCAACTGTATTTAGTGGAATCATGGATTCCCGGACAGACGCTAAAAGAGGAATTGCAAGAAAATGGGGTCTTTAATGAATCCCAGATTGGGCAATTATTGAAAGAATTGTTACCAGTGTTGCAATTTATCCATGACAAGCAAATTATTCATCGGGACATCAAGCCAGCAAATATCATCCGCAGTTCCTCTCAGGGTGAGTTAGTTTTAATTGATTTTGGCATTGCGAAACATCTTACAGCTACAGCTTTACTACAAACAGGTACTACCATAGGCTCTCCAGAATACATTGCGCCTGAACAAACACGGGGGAAAGCACTACCAGCAAGTGATCTTTACAGTTTAGGTGTGACTTGCATTCATTTATTAACGGGGATTTCCCCCTTTGATTTGTTTGATGTGACTAGCGATCGCTGGGTCTGGCGTGATTATCTATTATCAGGGAATACTATCAGTAAACAACTGGGCGCAATTCTTGACCAATTGCTGCAAAATGCCCTCTCCCAACGCTATAAATCGGCGAATGACGTTTTGCAAGCTTTAAACTCTTTTCCTCGGACTGTTCAGCAACAGCCAGCTAATACGCTGTATTCTGAGGTTGGTGTTGATTACCACAGACTGCGCGATTTACTCGCCTTGAAACAATGGCAATTGGCAGACCAAGAAACTTGGGTGGTGATGTGTCAGGCTTTATCAAAGCCAACAGGTAGTTATTTCTTTATGGGTGATATTGCTAAGTTACCCTGTGAGGATTTACAAATAATTGACCAGTTGTGGCTCAAGTACAGTCAAGGACGTTTTGGTTTTAGTGTGCAGAAGCAAATCTACGAAGGCGTTGATTGTGATTATGTCAGGTTTTGTGCGGCGGTTGGTTGGCATTTATATAATTCTCTTTCTCCCCCCAGTTGGCAATTTTTTATTGGGTCATTGCCTGAAGGATATTTACCTTCGCGGGTGTGGGCTGGTGGGACTCAGTGGTGGCGACATATAGACGCGGTGGGGGGAAGATTGGGGGGTTGA
- a CDS encoding sirohydrochlorin chelatase encodes MPSAYLLVSHGSRDRRPEIAMQQLAVLVANKLQIPEKLVGTASLEVCPEPLHEQIRRFAQGAVLLGCGRLQIIPIFLLPGVHVMTDIPTEVALARQAVGEDITIDLQPYLGSHSGLQIFFQQQIATIKAAAGILLSHGSRRPGSQQPVENMAANLGVVTAYWSISPSLESRVEELIAFGHREIAIFPYFLFSGGITDAIAQAVDELKLQFPGVSFYLAQPLGASDELADLIGDLTCCGSPHLQCTLMVGIVSGGCSRSVTK; translated from the coding sequence ATGCCCTCTGCTTATTTGCTAGTATCTCACGGAAGCCGCGATCGCCGTCCAGAAATTGCTATGCAGCAATTAGCAGTGCTGGTGGCTAATAAGCTGCAAATACCAGAGAAACTGGTGGGTACAGCATCTTTAGAAGTATGTCCAGAACCTTTACATGAGCAAATTAGACGGTTTGCTCAAGGTGCAGTTTTGTTGGGGTGTGGTCGTCTACAAATTATTCCCATATTTTTGCTACCGGGTGTCCATGTGATGACGGATATTCCGACAGAGGTAGCACTTGCAAGACAGGCTGTTGGTGAAGATATCACAATTGACTTACAACCATATTTGGGGAGTCACTCCGGTTTACAGATATTTTTTCAACAACAAATAGCTACTATCAAAGCAGCCGCAGGGATTTTATTATCTCATGGTAGCCGTCGTCCGGGTTCGCAACAGCCTGTAGAAAATATGGCGGCGAATTTGGGAGTAGTCACGGCTTATTGGTCTATATCGCCTAGTTTAGAATCACGGGTAGAAGAGTTAATTGCTTTTGGTCATCGAGAAATTGCAATTTTTCCCTACTTTCTCTTCTCTGGTGGCATAACTGATGCGATCGCTCAAGCGGTTGACGAGTTAAAATTACAATTCCCTGGGGTGAGTTTTTACTTAGCTCAACCTCTAGGCGCAAGTGACGAATTAGCTGATTTGATTGGGGATTTAACGTGTTGCGGAAGTCCCCACCTTCAATGTACTCTAATGGTAGGTATTGTGAGCGGGGGATGTTCGCGGAGCGTCACGAAGTGA